Proteins encoded within one genomic window of Flavobacterium oreochromis:
- a CDS encoding NifU family protein, producing MKLITIKETSNPSILKFEFSYFICPNQSFEFKNVDECADSPLAKQLFYLPFVKTVYISGNFIAIEKFSIVEWNDVKQDVAEQLENYVNAGGPVIIEKEIKKVAVTVYAESTPNPSVMKFVASRMLTKQIVECKNIDETGASPLAKALFNFPYVKEIFIDENYVSITKYAVSEWQEVTNELRTFIKEFIESGNIAVDETKITVSQKQEKQQITNFENLDVTSQKIINIIEEYIKPAVASDGGNILFDSYNEADKTVKVILQGACSGCPSSTFTLKNGIENMLKEMLNDQEIIVEALNG from the coding sequence ATGAAACTAATTACGATAAAAGAAACTTCAAATCCTTCTATTTTAAAATTTGAATTTTCATATTTCATTTGCCCAAATCAAAGTTTTGAATTCAAAAATGTAGATGAATGTGCTGATTCACCTCTAGCAAAACAGTTATTTTATTTACCTTTTGTAAAAACAGTTTATATTTCAGGAAATTTTATTGCTATCGAAAAATTCAGTATAGTAGAATGGAATGATGTAAAACAGGATGTAGCAGAACAACTTGAAAATTATGTTAATGCGGGCGGTCCTGTTATTATTGAAAAAGAAATTAAAAAAGTTGCTGTAACCGTTTATGCAGAAAGTACGCCTAATCCTTCTGTAATGAAATTTGTAGCAAGCAGAATGCTAACTAAACAAATTGTGGAATGTAAAAATATAGATGAAACTGGAGCTTCTCCCCTAGCAAAAGCATTATTTAATTTCCCTTATGTAAAAGAGATTTTCATAGATGAAAATTATGTTTCTATTACTAAATATGCTGTAAGTGAATGGCAAGAGGTAACGAACGAATTACGAACTTTTATTAAAGAATTTATAGAGAGCGGAAATATTGCGGTAGATGAAACAAAAATAACTGTTTCTCAAAAACAAGAAAAACAACAAATAACAAATTTTGAAAATTTAGACGTTACTTCTCAAAAAATCATTAACATAATTGAAGAATATATAAAACCAGCAGTAGCTTCTGATGGAGGAAATATATTATTCGATTCTTATAATGAAGCAGATAAAACAGTAAAAGTAATTCTTCAAGGAGCTTGTAGTGGCTGCCCTTCTTCTACTTTTACATTAAAAAATGGCATTGAAAACATGCTAAAAGAAATGCTTAATGATCAAGAAATAATAGTTGAAGCCCTTAATGGATAA
- a CDS encoding mechanosensitive ion channel family protein, whose amino-acid sequence MINIDTLETVKEHAITYSINLLTAVLIFIVGIWLSKFITKTTKKILINRNIEITLVEFLEDLIYWTIRGLVFIAVISKLGVETSSFVAILGAAGLAVGLSLQGSLSNFSGGILIILFKPFKVGDKIEVQGEIGKVEDIHIFSTKLTTGNNQVVYIPNGVLSNGKIKNHSQKSTSRNDFTFNFPINENIKNTRSKLEVLVQNHPLILKDPKPDIFIASIETETFSLLVRAWTQNSDGVAVKSDLLNSLYNL is encoded by the coding sequence ATGATTAATATAGACACACTAGAAACAGTAAAAGAACATGCCATTACCTATTCTATTAATTTATTAACTGCTGTTTTAATTTTTATTGTAGGAATATGGCTTTCTAAATTTATTACAAAAACAACAAAAAAAATACTGATTAATCGAAATATAGAAATTACACTGGTTGAATTTCTTGAAGATCTAATTTATTGGACAATAAGAGGGTTAGTATTTATAGCTGTTATTTCAAAACTAGGAGTAGAAACTTCTTCTTTTGTTGCTATTTTAGGTGCTGCTGGATTAGCTGTAGGTCTATCATTACAAGGATCTCTTTCCAACTTTTCAGGGGGTATTCTAATTATTTTATTCAAACCTTTTAAAGTTGGAGATAAAATAGAAGTACAAGGAGAAATAGGAAAAGTAGAAGATATTCATATTTTTTCTACTAAGCTAACAACGGGAAATAATCAAGTTGTATATATTCCAAATGGTGTACTTTCAAACGGTAAAATAAAGAATCATTCTCAAAAAAGCACCTCAAGAAATGATTTTACTTTTAATTTTCCAATAAATGAGAACATTAAAAATACAAGGTCAAAACTAGAGGTATTAGTTCAAAATCATCCATTAATTTTAAAAGATCCTAAACCGGACATTTTTATAGCTAGTATAGAGACTGAAACATTTAGCTTATTAGTTCGTGCTTGGACGCAAAACAGTGATGGTGTAGCTGTAAAATCAGATCTATTAAATTCTCTTTACAACCTATAA
- the tsaB gene encoding tRNA (adenosine(37)-N6)-threonylcarbamoyltransferase complex dimerization subunit type 1 TsaB, translated as MTYILHLETATRNCSVSLAKDGELVAVREIAESGYTHAEKLHVFIEEVLKEAQILPNNLTAIAVSQGPGSYTGLRIGVSAAKGLCYALNIPLIALDTLEILSKQIKILDGLIVPMIDARRMECYTAIFSKDYEQKRKVESQIIESNIFSEFQETIHLLGDGASKCKEVLNTDQFVYHDQAIFPSSKEMVQGAYHKFLNNDFVDVAYFEPFYLKEFMLNTKQS; from the coding sequence ATGACTTATATTTTACATTTAGAGACAGCTACTCGCAATTGCTCTGTATCCTTAGCTAAAGATGGCGAGTTAGTGGCAGTTCGTGAAATTGCAGAATCAGGATATACCCATGCAGAAAAATTACACGTTTTTATAGAAGAAGTTTTAAAAGAAGCTCAAATTCTACCAAACAATTTAACTGCAATAGCAGTCAGTCAAGGACCAGGTTCGTATACAGGTTTGAGAATTGGAGTTTCTGCTGCTAAAGGTTTGTGTTATGCTTTAAATATCCCGTTAATCGCGTTAGATACTTTAGAAATTTTATCTAAGCAAATAAAAATTTTAGACGGACTTATTGTGCCCATGATAGATGCTAGGCGTATGGAATGTTATACTGCCATTTTTTCTAAAGATTATGAACAAAAACGAAAAGTAGAATCTCAAATTATAGAATCTAATATATTTTCTGAGTTTCAAGAAACAATACATTTGTTAGGAGATGGAGCTTCTAAATGTAAAGAAGTACTCAATACAGATCAGTTTGTATATCATGATCAAGCAATTTTCCCTTCTTCTAAGGAAATGGTACAAGGTGCTTACCATAAATTTTTGAATAATGATTTTGTAGATGTAGCTTATTTTGAACCTTTTTATTTAAAAGAGTTTATGCTAAATACAAAACAATCTTAA
- a CDS encoding TolC family protein encodes MKNIFHILVFLIFIGFSAKGQEKKWTLKECINHALVNNIAVQQSSLDVDIATVNKKIAFGRFLPSLNGSLSHSWNIGLNQNIITGLLENQTNQFTSAGISLGIDIYRGLQYQNQLRKSNLSKIASEYQLTKIKEDISLNIVNAYLQILFNKESLKVQKEQLRLSNEQKKRTTELVNAGVVPRGDLLDIDATIATNNQKLVNAENVLLISKLSLAQLLQLKEYDIFDITDAEVEAKLSTVLAETPNVIFKKAKETRVELKLAQTNLEIAQKDIDIAKGAYQPSLQGFYNVNTRVSYAKRIKGFEIDPQNPIREIGFVESTGDLVATVNKVPVLGGPTPFFQQIDNNKGHSFGLQLNIPIFNGFTVRNNVNRSKIIFQKSKLTLEQQMLDLQRTVYTAYTDTRGAQKAYEAALVVLQARQKAVNYAKERYEVGLMNVFDYNQSQTQLVNAESDVLRTKYDYIFRTKILEFYFGIPIF; translated from the coding sequence ATGAAAAATATATTCCACATACTTGTCTTTTTAATATTTATAGGATTTAGTGCTAAGGGGCAAGAAAAAAAGTGGACTTTAAAAGAATGTATAAATCACGCATTAGTGAATAATATTGCGGTACAGCAGTCTTCCTTAGATGTAGATATAGCTACTGTTAATAAAAAAATTGCATTTGGTAGATTTCTACCATCTTTAAATGGAAGTTTATCTCATTCCTGGAACATAGGGCTAAATCAGAATATAATTACTGGTTTACTAGAAAATCAAACGAATCAATTTACTTCAGCAGGTATATCATTAGGTATTGATATTTATAGAGGATTACAATATCAAAATCAATTAAGAAAATCAAATTTATCAAAGATCGCATCAGAATATCAGTTAACTAAAATAAAAGAAGATATTTCGTTAAATATAGTAAATGCCTATCTCCAAATTTTATTTAATAAGGAAAGTTTAAAAGTACAAAAAGAACAACTAAGGTTAAGTAATGAACAAAAAAAGAGGACTACTGAATTAGTAAACGCAGGAGTAGTCCCAAGAGGAGATCTGTTAGATATAGATGCTACTATTGCAACTAATAATCAAAAATTAGTTAATGCAGAAAATGTTTTATTAATCTCAAAATTAAGTTTAGCTCAGTTATTACAATTAAAAGAATATGATATTTTTGATATTACTGATGCAGAAGTTGAAGCTAAATTAAGTACAGTTTTAGCAGAAACACCCAATGTCATTTTTAAGAAAGCTAAAGAAACACGTGTTGAATTAAAATTAGCACAGACAAATTTAGAAATAGCTCAAAAAGATATTGATATAGCAAAAGGTGCTTACCAGCCCAGTTTACAAGGTTTTTATAATGTAAATACTCGTGTTTCTTATGCAAAAAGAATAAAAGGATTTGAAATTGATCCACAAAATCCAATTAGAGAAATAGGTTTTGTAGAGTCAACAGGTGATTTAGTTGCCACGGTTAATAAAGTTCCTGTGTTAGGTGGTCCAACTCCTTTTTTTCAACAAATAGATAATAATAAAGGACATAGCTTTGGATTACAATTGAACATACCTATTTTTAATGGATTTACTGTAAGAAATAATGTAAACCGGTCTAAAATTATTTTCCAAAAATCTAAATTAACATTAGAACAGCAAATGTTAGATCTTCAACGAACAGTTTATACAGCGTATACAGATACAAGAGGAGCTCAAAAAGCCTATGAAGCAGCATTAGTTGTTTTACAAGCAAGACAAAAAGCAGTAAATTATGCAAAAGAACGTTATGAAGTAGGATTAATGAATGTTTTTGATTACAATCAATCGCAAACGCAGTTGGTTAATGCAGAATCAGATGTATTGCGTACTAAATATGATTATATTTTTAGAACTAAAATTTTAGAATTTTATTTTGGAATTCCAATCTTTTAA
- a CDS encoding DUF4403 family protein — MKKLSYFFLIITSSIPLINCSSTQKIELMQPEADTALPINYPTHLSYINFPIQLTVKDIENQTNKALTGLIYEDNNLDDDKIMVKIWKNNPVIMSEKDHKLQTIVPLKVWAKVKYGTSLLGIDLYDTREFNLNATINLLSNVNLTNWQVNTQTQLESINWNESPTVSIAGKDIKITYLINPALKYFKNKIEKSLDDAIAKSLDFKKQISDLMQKASEPIEMNKNYETWLRINPQEIHSTQALLEENKISLNVGLKCQIESLVGQKPKNLFDKNKLILKSTEQLPNKITASLVALSTYNDASRLINANFKGKEFSSGNRKISIQNVSIWHKHGKMIIALDLLGSLNGRIYLAGFPKYDSEKKEFYFDDLDYALETKSRLIKTANWLFQSAIIQKLKANCRYSIASNLEEGKKSIMQYLNNYSPMQGVYINGKLTHIDFDRVELTNESILGFLTITGNLKIEVNGLQ, encoded by the coding sequence ATGAAAAAACTATCCTATTTTTTTTTAATTATAACTTCTAGTATTCCATTAATAAATTGTTCCTCCACTCAAAAAATAGAATTAATGCAACCAGAGGCTGATACTGCTTTACCGATTAATTACCCTACTCATTTATCTTATATTAATTTTCCTATTCAACTTACGGTAAAAGATATAGAAAACCAAACGAATAAAGCCCTCACAGGCTTAATATATGAAGACAATAATTTAGACGATGATAAAATCATGGTTAAAATTTGGAAAAACAATCCTGTTATAATGAGTGAAAAAGATCATAAACTTCAAACTATTGTTCCTTTAAAAGTTTGGGCGAAAGTAAAATATGGAACTTCTTTATTAGGGATTGACCTGTATGATACACGAGAATTTAATCTAAATGCCACTATAAATTTACTAAGTAATGTTAACTTAACTAATTGGCAAGTAAACACACAAACACAACTAGAAAGTATTAATTGGAATGAAAGCCCAACTGTTAGTATAGCTGGAAAAGATATAAAAATTACGTATTTAATTAATCCTGCATTAAAATACTTTAAAAACAAAATAGAAAAAAGCTTGGATGATGCAATTGCTAAATCTCTAGATTTCAAAAAACAAATTTCTGATCTAATGCAAAAAGCAAGTGAACCGATAGAAATGAATAAAAATTATGAAACTTGGCTACGCATTAATCCACAAGAAATACATTCAACCCAAGCTCTCTTAGAAGAGAACAAGATCAGTTTAAATGTAGGATTAAAATGCCAAATAGAATCTTTAGTTGGCCAAAAACCTAAAAATTTATTTGACAAAAATAAACTCATTTTAAAAAGTACAGAACAACTACCTAATAAAATAACAGCTTCTCTAGTTGCATTATCTACTTATAATGATGCTTCAAGATTAATAAATGCGAACTTTAAAGGTAAAGAATTCAGTTCAGGAAACCGAAAAATAAGCATCCAAAATGTTTCTATTTGGCATAAACATGGAAAAATGATTATTGCACTAGATCTCTTAGGGAGTTTAAATGGGCGAATTTATTTAGCTGGTTTTCCAAAATATGATTCAGAAAAAAAAGAGTTTTATTTTGATGACTTAGATTATGCTTTAGAGACTAAAAGCAGATTGATCAAAACTGCTAATTGGCTGTTCCAAAGTGCTATTATTCAAAAACTAAAAGCAAACTGTAGATATTCTATTGCTTCTAACCTAGAAGAAGGTAAGAAGAGTATAATGCAATATTTAAACAATTATTCTCCTATGCAAGGTGTATATATAAATGGAAAATTAACACATATAGATTTTGACAGGGTAGAACTTACTAACGAATCTATTTTAGGTTTTTTAACTATAACAGGCAACTTAAAAATAGAAGTTAATGGTTTACAATAA
- a CDS encoding DUF420 domain-containing protein — protein MKNSIEKKYNIGITILSVAIPLVVALLFKVKLKDFGFDVKPLTFLPSIYATINGLTAILLIWAVIAIKKGNRILHERLIKSAIACSVAFLGMYVAYHMTSEATPYGGTGIMKAIYFFILITHVVLSIGIIPIVLVTYVRALTGNFDGHKLIAKWAFPLWLYVAVTGVIVYLMISPYYAS, from the coding sequence ATGAAAAATAGTATAGAGAAGAAGTATAATATAGGAATTACGATTTTGTCAGTTGCTATTCCTTTAGTGGTAGCTTTATTGTTTAAAGTTAAATTAAAAGACTTTGGATTTGATGTGAAACCGCTGACTTTCTTACCTTCAATTTATGCAACAATTAATGGTTTGACTGCAATTCTTCTTATTTGGGCTGTCATAGCAATAAAAAAAGGAAATCGAATTTTACATGAACGACTAATAAAATCAGCAATAGCCTGTTCTGTAGCTTTTTTAGGAATGTATGTTGCGTATCATATGACATCTGAAGCTACACCTTATGGAGGTACTGGGATTATGAAAGCGATTTATTTCTTTATTTTAATTACACATGTTGTTTTGTCAATAGGTATTATTCCAATTGTTTTGGTAACATATGTAAGAGCATTAACAGGTAATTTTGATGGACATAAATTAATTGCAAAATGGGCATTTCCTTTATGGTTATATGTTGCAGTAACAGGTGTAATAGTTTATTTAATGATTTCTCCTTACTATGCAAGTTAA
- a CDS encoding SCO family protein, producing the protein MKNRSYIGVSFIVLVFGIIFIPKIIKRIKEGEIVKGDRLSTLVDQGAGKSDLFTVGRAPKFSLTNQEGKIITNNTYKGKVFVLEFFFTTCPTICPIMNRNMKIVQDSFASNANFGIASITINPDTDTQKVLKDHSESLNLKGMNWHFLTGNQEKIYDLAQKGFNLYVGKNKKVSGGFEHSGMFALIDKEGNIRCRKDNYGNPIVYYDGLKPEGIKQIKQDISKLLAE; encoded by the coding sequence ATGAAGAATAGATCATATATAGGAGTTAGTTTTATTGTTTTAGTTTTCGGAATCATTTTTATTCCTAAGATTATAAAAAGGATTAAAGAAGGAGAAATTGTAAAAGGAGATCGCTTAAGTACTCTAGTTGATCAAGGAGCTGGAAAAAGTGATTTGTTTACAGTAGGACGAGCACCTAAATTTTCTTTAACGAATCAAGAAGGAAAGATAATTACAAATAATACATACAAAGGAAAGGTCTTTGTTTTAGAATTTTTCTTTACTACTTGCCCTACTATTTGCCCTATTATGAATCGTAATATGAAAATAGTACAAGATAGTTTTGCTTCTAATGCTAATTTTGGTATTGCATCTATTACTATTAATCCTGATACAGATACTCAAAAAGTTTTAAAAGATCATTCAGAAAGTTTAAATTTAAAAGGAATGAATTGGCACTTTTTAACAGGTAACCAAGAAAAGATATATGATTTAGCACAAAAAGGATTTAACCTGTATGTAGGAAAAAATAAAAAAGTCAGTGGAGGATTTGAACATTCAGGCATGTTTGCATTAATTGATAAAGAAGGAAATATACGTTGTCGTAAAGATAATTACGGAAATCCTATAGTTTATTACGATGGATTAAAACCAGAAGGAATTAAGCAAATTAAGCAAGATATATCAAAATTATTAGCTGAATAA
- a CDS encoding cytochrome C oxidase subunit IV family protein, producing MAHTHESNAGKIWKVFGILSLITIIEVVLGIYKPHALYFTNLLGTNLLNWIFIILTVAKAYGIMWSFMHLEGEVSSLRWSIVAPLVFLIIYLVFILLVEADYVFEVFKNSTIKWNF from the coding sequence ATGGCACACACACACGAATCGAACGCAGGAAAAATTTGGAAAGTTTTTGGAATACTTTCTCTTATAACAATTATAGAAGTGGTCTTAGGTATTTATAAACCTCATGCACTTTATTTTACAAATCTTTTAGGTACAAATTTACTTAATTGGATCTTCATTATCTTAACAGTAGCTAAAGCATACGGGATTATGTGGTCGTTTATGCACCTTGAAGGAGAAGTTTCTTCTTTACGTTGGTCTATAGTAGCACCATTAGTATTCTTAATCATATATTTAGTTTTTATCTTATTAGTTGAGGCTGATTATGTATTTGAGGTGTTCAAAAATTCAACGATAAAGTGGAATTTTTAA
- a CDS encoding cytochrome c oxidase subunit 3, translating into MATTVTTSTEGKVWGGGNEPMKASYGKMMMWFFIVSDALTFSGFLASYGFSRFKFIETWPLADEVFTHFPFMHGVPAPMYYVALMTFILIFSSVTMVLAVDAGHQMKKDKVAIYMFLTIIGGLIFVGSQAWEWKNFIKGEYGAIETKGGSILQFVDKNGKRVALHDFAANLPEERMQHTRNQGLWFVDEPALPSVSVAEVVEGFKANPDLLIRSEKVNPETKQKIVLTREESLKRLEGAKSVVEGANLKQNEYGNKLFADFFFFITGFHGFHVFSGVVINIIIFFNVLLGTYQRRGSYEMVEKVGLYWHFVDLVWVFVFTFFYLV; encoded by the coding sequence ATGGCAACGACAGTTACTACGAGTACTGAAGGTAAAGTTTGGGGCGGCGGAAACGAGCCTATGAAAGCAAGCTATGGTAAAATGATGATGTGGTTCTTCATCGTTTCAGATGCTTTAACTTTCTCTGGATTCCTTGCTTCTTACGGTTTTTCAAGATTTAAATTTATTGAAACTTGGCCTTTGGCCGATGAAGTGTTTACTCACTTCCCATTCATGCATGGAGTACCTGCTCCAATGTATTATGTAGCATTGATGACTTTTATCTTAATTTTTTCATCTGTAACGATGGTGTTAGCCGTTGATGCAGGTCACCAAATGAAAAAAGATAAAGTAGCAATCTATATGTTCCTTACCATTATTGGAGGTTTAATCTTCGTTGGTTCTCAGGCGTGGGAATGGAAGAACTTTATCAAAGGTGAGTATGGTGCGATAGAAACTAAAGGGGGATCAATTTTACAATTTGTTGATAAAAATGGTAAGCGTGTGGCTCTACATGATTTTGCTGCTAATTTACCAGAAGAAAGAATGCAACACACGCGCAATCAAGGTTTATGGTTTGTAGATGAACCTGCATTACCTTCTGTATCTGTTGCAGAAGTGGTAGAAGGTTTTAAGGCAAATCCTGATTTGTTAATCCGTTCTGAAAAAGTAAACCCAGAAACTAAACAAAAAATTGTTTTAACTCGTGAAGAATCTTTAAAAAGATTAGAAGGAGCTAAGTCAGTAGTTGAAGGAGCTAACTTAAAGCAAAATGAATATGGTAATAAGCTATTTGCTGACTTCTTTTTCTTTATTACAGGATTCCATGGTTTCCACGTATTTTCAGGTGTGGTTATCAATATTATTATCTTCTTTAATGTATTATTAGGTACTTATCAAAGAAGAGGGAGCTATGAAATGGTTGAAAAAGTAGGTTTATACTGGCACTTTGTAGATTTAGTTTGGGTGTTTGTATTTACATTCTTCTACTTAGTATAA
- a CDS encoding cytochrome c oxidase subunit 3 produces the protein MEVITIEEEKQKQVRSYKLILLFGMLSMFMMFAGLTSAYLVSASRKDWVHDMILPPAFMVSTVVIILSSITIHLAKLAIRKDNRSRTSFYLGLTLVLGLVFVFSQFVGFSQIIAMGYYFTGSESTVTTSFLYMLTLLHLAHLFAGVISLLIIIYNHYKQKYNSTQTAGIELGAMFWHFLDFLWVYLFLFLYFV, from the coding sequence ATGGAAGTTATTACTATAGAAGAAGAAAAACAAAAACAAGTTCGTTCATACAAGTTGATCCTGTTATTTGGGATGTTAAGTATGTTTATGATGTTTGCAGGACTTACAAGTGCTTATTTGGTAAGTGCTTCTCGTAAAGATTGGGTACATGATATGATTTTACCTCCTGCCTTTATGGTTAGTACTGTTGTAATTATTTTAAGTAGTATAACAATTCATTTGGCTAAATTAGCTATACGCAAAGATAATCGTTCTAGAACTTCTTTCTATTTAGGTTTAACATTAGTTTTAGGGTTAGTGTTTGTCTTTTCACAATTTGTTGGGTTTAGTCAAATTATTGCAATGGGGTATTATTTTACAGGAAGTGAAAGTACAGTAACCACTTCATTCTTGTATATGTTGACTTTGTTGCACTTAGCTCACCTTTTTGCAGGTGTAATTTCATTATTAATTATAATTTATAATCATTATAAACAAAAGTATAATTCTACTCAAACCGCTGGAATAGAGCTTGGTGCGATGTTTTGGCACTTTTTAGATTTTCTTTGGGTATATTTGTTTCTGTTTTTATATTTCGTATAA
- a CDS encoding GEVED domain-containing protein, with product MKTPNFQRQTHLILLFLSCFFNSIAFAQVPDADKATTGSGLYKDRIFWLNWDLNKDGVAGDLIVNGVTKTFTSPAGVIYQATISNVTGTPKSSKSYDYSGNNFPDGYGNIGGNTGAGNIVGINNGCNACTSTFRITITANYPNGISGNVAAFVIGGTETLASTNEYYQLTVPSGTVRYMDKYVKNNNWANTSIRLDVSNSGKTIKVTNPGSGDSRGDALLIAEDVPYIDAQVKGGGGQHFGIGFLEDLDFSDAPNSYGKATHIVNNSIQGGTFISPSQNTLTTTTNILDIQKGSFISPNLTLGNNIDVESAYNPVATGNDPNTDDITGIDDEDGIQDINWSTCSGTIFVKNTTGNLAYLNLWIDANSNGLFDNNENASISVPSGTNGNMSIPLNSINGLTSGNSYYARLRLSTTQNLPPSGFAADGEVEDHWINIYKTTLTTNPLNSCVGSTINFSAISGMLNYNWTGPNGFTSNQQNPVITNSNTNHNGIYTLTVTTPGGCSISDSTNVIVNPLPTAPIIGAITQPSCAMGTGSVALSGLPASGTWTVTASPGGILYREREQMWFLRL from the coding sequence ATGAAAACCCCAAATTTTCAAAGACAAACACACTTAATACTATTATTTTTAAGTTGCTTTTTTAATAGTATAGCATTTGCACAAGTTCCAGATGCTGATAAAGCGACTACTGGTAGCGGACTTTATAAAGATCGGATATTTTGGTTAAATTGGGATCTAAATAAAGATGGGGTTGCTGGCGACTTAATTGTTAATGGTGTCACAAAAACTTTCACTTCTCCTGCTGGAGTTATTTACCAAGCCACAATATCAAATGTTACAGGCACTCCTAAATCTAGTAAGTCTTACGATTATTCTGGAAATAATTTTCCTGACGGATATGGTAATATCGGTGGTAATACGGGAGCAGGTAATATTGTAGGTATAAATAATGGCTGCAATGCCTGCACTTCAACTTTTAGAATTACCATCACAGCCAATTATCCTAATGGCATATCAGGTAATGTAGCAGCTTTTGTCATTGGAGGAACAGAAACTCTAGCAAGCACAAATGAATATTATCAACTCACAGTACCTTCAGGAACTGTAAGATACATGGATAAATACGTTAAAAATAACAACTGGGCTAATACATCTATAAGATTAGATGTCTCAAACTCAGGAAAAACTATAAAAGTGACAAACCCTGGCTCTGGAGATAGTAGAGGTGATGCCTTACTAATTGCCGAAGATGTTCCTTATATAGATGCTCAAGTAAAAGGAGGTGGAGGACAACACTTTGGTATAGGATTTTTAGAAGACCTTGATTTTTCAGATGCCCCAAATTCATATGGAAAAGCTACTCATATCGTAAATAACTCGATACAAGGTGGAACTTTTATCTCTCCCAGTCAAAACACTTTAACAACAACTACCAATATATTAGACATACAAAAGGGATCTTTTATAAGTCCTAATTTAACACTTGGAAATAACATAGATGTAGAAAGCGCATATAATCCTGTAGCAACAGGCAACGACCCTAATACAGATGACATCACTGGAATTGATGATGAAGATGGAATACAAGATATTAATTGGTCTACTTGTAGTGGAACAATATTTGTAAAAAATACTACTGGTAATCTAGCTTATTTAAATTTATGGATAGATGCCAATTCTAATGGTCTTTTTGATAACAATGAAAATGCTAGCATTTCAGTACCTTCAGGAACAAATGGAAATATGAGCATTCCCCTAAATTCAATAAATGGTTTAACTTCAGGTAATAGTTATTATGCTAGACTAAGACTATCCACAACTCAAAACCTACCTCCTTCTGGATTTGCTGCTGATGGAGAGGTAGAAGATCATTGGATAAATATCTATAAAACAACTTTAACAACCAATCCTCTTAATAGTTGCGTAGGCTCTACAATAAATTTTTCGGCTATCTCTGGAATGCTTAATTACAATTGGACAGGACCAAATGGATTTACATCCAATCAACAAAATCCAGTAATAACGAACAGTAATACTAATCATAATGGTATTTATACCTTGACTGTTACTACGCCAGGAGGTTGTAGTATATCTGACTCAACAAATGTAATAGTAAACCCTCTACCTACAGCTCCAATTATAGGTGCTATTACACAACCTAGTTGTGCCATGGGTACGGGAAGTGTGGCATTAAGTGGTTTGCCTGCCTCGGGTACTTGGACTGTAACGGCTTCGCCTGGGGGAATTCTATATCGGGAACGGGAACAAATGTGGTTTTTACGGCTCTAA